The Halococcus salifodinae DSM 8989 genome contains the following window.
ACACGCGAACTCCAGTACGCCGGCACCACCCAAGAGATCGCCCAGGTCGTGGTCGACGACGCGGCCACGGTGCTCGATCTCGACGCGAGCGCGGTCTACCTCTTCGACGCCGACGAGAACGCGCTCGAACCGGTCGCCGTCTCGAACGGGATGGAGCGACTCGACGGACCGTTGCCGACACGGCGGGCGGACGACGAAACCATCCCGGGCCACACCTTCGTCGCGGACGACGCCCGGTTTTTCGACGACGTTCACGATGCCGACCGGCTCGCGAACGAGGCGACCGGGATCCGGAGCGGGGCGTACATCCCGCTCGGCGAGCACGGCGTGTTCATCGCCGCCGCCGGGACGGTCGGGGCGTTCGACGAGATCCTCCGGGAACTCACCGACTTGCTCGCGGCCACCGCCGAAGCCGCCCTCGATCGGGTCGAGCGCGAGAGCCGGCTCCGCGAGCAGGAGCGCGAGCTGCAGCGGCGAAACGCCCAGCTCACACGGCTCGACGGGCTCAACGAGATCATCCGCGAGATCGACGGAGCACTCGTTCGCGCGGAGACCCGCGAGGAGATCGACCGCGCCGTCTGTGAGCTCCTGACGGCCGAGGACCGGTTCGCGTTCGCGTGGATCGGCGATGCCGACCCGACCACCGAGACGCTGGAGCCACGGGCCTGGGCCGGGGCCGAGCAGGGCTATCTCGACAGCGTGTCGTTTTCGATCGGCACGTCGGAAGCGGAGGAACCGGCGGGCCGGGCGGCAGCCACCCGAGAACTCCAGACGGTTTCGAACGTGGCCGATCGACTCCGGGAAGCACCGTGGCGATCGGCGGCGATCACGCGCGAGTACCTGTCGGTGCTCAGCGTGCCGCTGGCGCACGACGACTTCGAGTACGGGGTGTTGACCGTCTACGCCGGGACGGCGAACGCGTTCGACGGAACTGCACGAGCCGTGCTGGCCGAACTCGGCGAAACCATCGCGTCGGCGACCAGCGCGATCGAGCGGAAGAACGCGCTGTTGACCACCGCGAACACGCGTCTGGAGTTCGAGACGCGTGACTCGGCGTTCGTGTTCGCCCGCCTCGCCCGCCGCTCGGGCTGTTCGCTGACCTACGAGGGCGGCGTTCAGCGGACCACGGACGGCGTCTACGTCTTCGTCAGCGTGACCAATGCCGCCATCGAAGACGTCGTCGCTGCGGCCCGAAACCTCGTCTCGATCGACGAGGTCGAGCGGATCGGGACGGACGACGAGGCGGGTGTGCTCCGGCTCCGCCTCTCCCAGCCGTTCCTCGCGCTCGATCTCGCCGACCACGGAGCCGTCCTCCGACGCGCCACGGCCGACGGCGAGACCGCAACACTCGTCGTCGACGTGCCCAACAGCGTCGACGTCCGTCGCATCGATCGCCTCGTCGCGGAAGCGTTCGCGGACGTCGAGCTCCTGTCGAAGCGGTCGGTCGACCGTGCGTCGTCGCGGGACCTCCACGCGGCCTTTCTCGATCGGCTGACCGACCGCCAGCTGGAGGTGCTTCAGACGGCGTACTACAGCGGCTACTTCGAGTCGCCGCGCGAGAGCACGGGTGAGGAGATCGCGGCGACCCTCGAAATCTCGCCGCCGGCGTTCTATCGTCACGCGCGGACGGTCCAGCGCAAGCTGTTCACCACTCTGTTCGACGACATCGGCGTTCCGTCCGCCGCTACTGCCGACTGAGCCGTGCTCCGGTACGAGAGGAGGCGCCGATCCCATAGCTACCGCGTGGCCCGAACCATCCACCAGGTCTCGCGTGTTCGCCTCTCGCCGGTCGCTCTCGTGAACTCGTCGACGATACCGGTATGGCGTCGATCCGTCAACGACTCGCGACGCCGCGACCCAGACCAGCGGATGGACGGACGAACAAACCAGGCGTGAGGGACCACAGCTCAGCGGGTACGTTCAATAACGAACCCCCGGTTCTGAAGGAAGTTCGTTGTTGAACACCGCTGGTCATCCGTCGAGAGTTCTTCCTAGAAAACGATGCGAGACGTCGATCAGAACGCCGATAGCGAGACGCCGTACGAGTGCTTCGACTGTGGCACGATCGTGCTGACGGCGACGAACCCTGGCCAGTGTCCCGACTGCGGCGGCGAGATGCGCAACCGACTGATCCCGCTCGAATGAGATGAGTTCGGACTCCACACCGGGCGAAGCCGGTTCGGCAGTATCCACCGCCGATGCAGCCGAGACCGAATCCGCGCTCGACACCGCCCGCCGACAGCTCGCCCGCGCGGCCGAGCACGTCGAGATCGACCCGAACGTCGTCGAGCGACTCGCCCATCCGAACGCGGTTCACGAGGTCTCGATCCCGCTCGAACGCGACGACGGCACCGTCGAGGTCTTCACCGGCTACCGCGCCCAACACGACAGCGTTCGCGGACCGTTCAAGGGCGGCCTCCGCTTCCATCCGGGCGTGACCCACGACGAGTGCGTGGGGCTCTCGATGTGGATGACGTGGAAGTCCGCCGTGCTCGACCTCCCGTTCGGCGGGGCGAAAGGCGGGATCGTGGTCGACCCGAAGGCGCTCTCCGCCGACGAGAACGAACGCCTCACGCGACGGTTCACCCAGGAGATCCGCGACGTGATCGGACCGACCCACGACATTCCGGCCCCCGACATGGGCACCGACGCCCAGACGATGGCGTGGATCATGGACGCCTACTCGATGCAGCAGGGCGAGACCACACCGGGCGTCGTCACCGGCAAACCGCCCGTCGTCGGCGGGAGCTACGGCCGCGAGGAAGCCCCCGGCCGGAGCGTGGCGATCGTCACCCGTGAGGTCTGTGCCCACGACGACCGCTCGCTGTCGGGAACGACGGTGGCGGTCCAGGGGTTCGGCAGCGTCGGCGCGAACGCGGCCCGACTGCTCGACGACTGGGGAGCCTCGGTCGTTGCGGTGAGCGACGTCAACGGCGCGATCCACGATCCCGACGGGATCGACGTCCACGCGATCCCCACCCACGAGGAGGAGCCCGAGGCGGTCACTGCCGGCGTCGACGACGTCCTCCCGAACGAAGAACTCCTCGAACTCGATGTCGACGTGCTGATCCCGGCGGCGATCGGTAACGTCCTCACCGAGGCGAACGCCGGCGCTGTCCAGGCCGATCTCGTCGTCGAGGGCGCGAACGGCCCGACCACGTCGGCGGCCGATACGATCCTCGAGAAGCGAGACATTCCGGTCATCCCCGATATCCTCGCGAACGCCGGCGGTGTCACGGTCTCGTACTTCGAGTGGCTCCAGGACATC
Protein-coding sequences here:
- a CDS encoding bacterio-opsin activator domain-containing protein → MATAADTLDGSHVLLVGTAEWIAPLADALETHGSSVRTVATADAATAVLDDHPIECVVSEHALDGRTGLDLLRTIRDETATLPVVLCTAAGSEAVASEAIAAGVTDYVAVSDPFESIVEDVLARLGQAIRTADRTDTRRDRARQFDATFHDDRTATWVLDPDGSLRRVNSAARELIGADAGSVVGEPFWTLPWWSGTDRTRAAVERTIQHAIDGRFDSSTVSREREDGTSQTLDLSARPVRDETGAVVSIVVEGVDVTERVSLERDLRESEELHRVTLNNMTDTVLITDDDGAFTYVCPNVHFIFGYTAEEIHDLGSIAGLLGPDLFDRDELAAEGVLKNIECTATDKAGREHTLLVNVREVSIQDGTLLYSCRDITKRKRREEALAGLHTTTRELQYAGTTQEIAQVVVDDAATVLDLDASAVYLFDADENALEPVAVSNGMERLDGPLPTRRADDETIPGHTFVADDARFFDDVHDADRLANEATGIRSGAYIPLGEHGVFIAAAGTVGAFDEILRELTDLLAATAEAALDRVERESRLREQERELQRRNAQLTRLDGLNEIIREIDGALVRAETREEIDRAVCELLTAEDRFAFAWIGDADPTTETLEPRAWAGAEQGYLDSVSFSIGTSEAEEPAGRAAATRELQTVSNVADRLREAPWRSAAITREYLSVLSVPLAHDDFEYGVLTVYAGTANAFDGTARAVLAELGETIASATSAIERKNALLTTANTRLEFETRDSAFVFARLARRSGCSLTYEGGVQRTTDGVYVFVSVTNAAIEDVVAAARNLVSIDEVERIGTDDEAGVLRLRLSQPFLALDLADHGAVLRRATADGETATLVVDVPNSVDVRRIDRLVAEAFADVELLSKRSVDRASSRDLHAAFLDRLTDRQLEVLQTAYYSGYFESPRESTGEEIAATLEISPPAFYRHARTVQRKLFTTLFDDIGVPSAATAD
- a CDS encoding rubrerythrin-like domain-containing protein: MRDVDQNADSETPYECFDCGTIVLTATNPGQCPDCGGEMRNRLIPLE
- the gdhB gene encoding glutamate dehydrogenase GdhB; this encodes MSSDSTPGEAGSAVSTADAAETESALDTARRQLARAAEHVEIDPNVVERLAHPNAVHEVSIPLERDDGTVEVFTGYRAQHDSVRGPFKGGLRFHPGVTHDECVGLSMWMTWKSAVLDLPFGGAKGGIVVDPKALSADENERLTRRFTQEIRDVIGPTHDIPAPDMGTDAQTMAWIMDAYSMQQGETTPGVVTGKPPVVGGSYGREEAPGRSVAIVTREVCAHDDRSLSGTTVAVQGFGSVGANAARLLDDWGASVVAVSDVNGAIHDPDGIDVHAIPTHEEEPEAVTAGVDDVLPNEELLELDVDVLIPAAIGNVLTEANAGAVQADLVVEGANGPTTSAADTILEKRDIPVIPDILANAGGVTVSYFEWLQDINRRAWSLEKVNEELEAEMLAAFEDVRTQVDERDVTWRDAAYIVALSRLAEAQEARGLWP